One Vibrio campbellii CAIM 519 = NBRC 15631 = ATCC 25920 genomic window carries:
- a CDS encoding Gfo/Idh/MocA family protein, which translates to MKWGILGTSFISGVMAEAIQCDDKSELYAVAGRSEQNLKVFAEQYGIENTFNDYDALIADEQVDIIYIALPNHLHHDFIVKAAEQGKAILCEKSLSVDMEKTELALKAVETHKVFFAEGLMYLHHPLISELVSVLKSGEIGELRSIHTSYIASIAQFVNPDSKGALYNLGCYPMSLVHLVVKTILGEQAFENRSVTAIGRRGSDGNICESSLMMQFGEQQTASVHTAEDHGLKHQFTILGSKGCITLDSNPWLPTQDNQFSVEIYETSKREVSVPAAGDAFYYQVRNIRQAVEAGRTSLENPCGTWEDSHRIMQLLTEWESLASK; encoded by the coding sequence ATGAAATGGGGCATTTTAGGCACAAGCTTTATCTCGGGTGTCATGGCTGAAGCAATCCAATGCGATGACAAGAGTGAGTTGTACGCGGTGGCAGGGCGTTCGGAACAGAACTTGAAGGTATTCGCTGAGCAATATGGCATCGAAAACACGTTCAACGATTACGATGCGTTGATTGCCGATGAGCAAGTCGACATCATTTATATCGCATTGCCAAATCACCTTCATCATGACTTTATTGTCAAAGCGGCGGAGCAGGGCAAAGCGATCCTGTGTGAAAAGTCACTGTCGGTAGATATGGAAAAAACCGAGTTGGCACTAAAAGCAGTTGAAACGCACAAGGTATTCTTTGCTGAAGGTTTGATGTATTTACATCACCCGTTGATCAGCGAGTTGGTTTCGGTGCTTAAATCGGGAGAGATTGGTGAACTTCGCTCAATCCATACTTCTTATATCGCGTCGATTGCACAGTTTGTGAACCCAGACAGCAAAGGTGCTTTATATAACTTGGGCTGTTACCCAATGTCATTGGTGCACTTGGTGGTGAAAACCATTTTGGGTGAGCAAGCTTTTGAGAACCGCTCTGTGACAGCAATTGGCCGACGAGGTAGCGATGGGAACATCTGCGAGTCGAGCTTGATGATGCAATTCGGAGAGCAGCAAACGGCGAGCGTACACACTGCCGAAGATCATGGATTAAAACACCAATTCACCATCCTGGGTAGTAAAGGCTGCATTACGTTAGACTCGAATCCATGGCTACCAACGCAAGATAACCAGTTTAGTGTGGAAATTTACGAGACGTCGAAGCGTGAAGTGTCTGTTCCGGCAGCAGGGGATGCTTTTTACTATCAAGTGCGCAATATCCGCCAGGCGGTTGAAGCGGGGCGTACATCGTTAGAGAACCCTTGTGGAACATGGGAAGACTCTCACCGTATCATGCAGCTACTGACGGAGTGGGAATCACTGGCTTCAAAGTAA
- a CDS encoding LysR family transcriptional regulator has protein sequence MDKLTSMKVFAYVVEHGSFRNAAHNFDLSPTMVGKHVSFLEQSLGTQLIHRTTRKQSLTEAGRLYYHECHRIIEDITNAENLIQTLINRPTGTVKVNCPVTYGKKVIAHIVADFLTEFPDLNVELILDNNLIDPYRSEADVIIRIGELVDSSLVARKLGEYHMTYCASPSYLEQHEPIQSLEDLKHHHCLGFQYHQGESQQVINMPSNTFGNSNTRLTSNNGDVLKFAALKGSGVLLQPKILVEQEIQSGALVEILQQHTPKPKPIHLLYRSKQLSLKNRTFVEFVLSEMN, from the coding sequence ATGGATAAATTAACAAGCATGAAAGTTTTCGCTTACGTGGTCGAACATGGTAGCTTTCGTAACGCCGCACACAACTTTGATCTTTCACCAACCATGGTTGGCAAGCACGTGAGCTTTCTTGAGCAAAGCTTAGGCACACAACTGATTCATCGCACCACGCGCAAACAGTCCCTGACCGAAGCTGGCAGGCTTTACTATCACGAGTGCCACCGCATTATTGAAGACATCACCAACGCAGAAAACCTGATCCAGACACTGATTAACCGTCCAACCGGAACGGTAAAAGTTAACTGCCCTGTCACTTATGGCAAAAAGGTCATTGCACACATCGTGGCTGACTTCTTAACAGAATTTCCCGATTTGAATGTAGAGCTTATATTGGATAACAATTTGATTGACCCATATCGAAGCGAAGCAGACGTGATTATTCGAATCGGAGAGTTAGTCGATTCGTCGTTAGTCGCGAGAAAACTGGGTGAATACCACATGACTTACTGCGCCTCACCCTCTTATCTTGAGCAGCATGAGCCTATCCAATCACTTGAAGATCTGAAGCATCATCATTGTTTGGGATTTCAGTATCACCAAGGGGAAAGCCAACAAGTGATCAACATGCCTTCTAATACCTTTGGAAACAGCAACACCCGATTAACGTCTAATAACGGTGATGTGCTGAAGTTTGCCGCGTTAAAAGGCTCTGGCGTTCTGCTGCAACCAAAGATCTTAGTTGAACAAGAAATCCAATCTGGCGCCTTGGTGGAAATTCTCCAGCAACATACTCCCAAGCCAAAGCCGATCCACCTGCTTTACCGTTCAAAACAGCTTTCCCTTAAAAACCGCACTTTCGTCGAATTTGTTCTTTCTGAGATGAACTAA
- a CDS encoding type II secretion system protein — translation MRNTKGFTLIELVVCIVILGVVSVVALPKFLGIQKDARIAVLYGAREALMTANNQVYAKAVIQSQENVDSGELMNIDLDNDGVNDLIGYYGYIKNVIPAYDLAGFDPQLTINRWYGVEDEEEPYFLIGFPNKPVDIFHLCYVEVYYPKTAGGQIKYGIQTRDC, via the coding sequence GTGCGTAATACCAAAGGTTTTACACTGATAGAATTGGTGGTTTGTATCGTCATTCTTGGCGTGGTAAGTGTCGTTGCGCTCCCAAAATTTCTTGGTATCCAGAAGGATGCTCGCATCGCTGTCTTGTATGGTGCCCGTGAGGCACTGATGACCGCCAACAATCAGGTCTACGCAAAAGCCGTGATCCAGTCGCAAGAAAACGTAGATTCTGGAGAGCTGATGAACATTGACTTGGACAACGACGGCGTTAACGATTTGATTGGCTATTACGGCTATATAAAGAATGTCATTCCGGCTTACGATTTGGCGGGATTTGATCCTCAGTTAACCATCAATCGATGGTATGGCGTCGAAGACGAAGAGGAGCCCTACTTTCTTATCGGCTTCCCAAACAAGCCTGTCGACATTTTTCATCTTTGCTACGTAGAGGTGTATTATCCGAAAACCGCAGGTGGTCAAATAAAATACGGAATTCAAACCAGAGACTGCTAA
- a CDS encoding putative quinol monooxygenase, whose translation MSETIFVTAELKMNADKPRQQVVEAIEQFCLDMQNEAGCLQANTTYDPKDPQHVILWERYENRAAIEAHFAMPHTQAFIAAEMEGLVQAFETQAQ comes from the coding sequence ATGAGTGAGACGATTTTTGTTACCGCCGAACTGAAAATGAATGCCGATAAGCCAAGACAACAAGTGGTTGAAGCCATTGAACAATTTTGCCTTGATATGCAAAATGAAGCGGGATGTTTACAAGCGAATACGACCTACGATCCGAAAGATCCACAACATGTGATTCTTTGGGAGCGATATGAAAACCGTGCCGCGATTGAAGCGCATTTTGCTATGCCGCACACCCAAGCGTTCATTGCAGCTGAAATGGAAGGGTTAGTCCAAGCATTCGAAACCCAAGCGCAATAG
- a CDS encoding aromatic amino acid transport family protein — MSRSKVFGSTLIIAGTTIGAGMLALPLASAGIGFSTSLIIMLGLWALMAFTALLMLELHQYADSSATLHTLAKQILGQKGKWVASFAMLFLFYSLCAAYIAGGGAQFGDRLTEWFGLDISGSTSTIIFTLIVTMVVTVGTGTVDKVNRVLFGLKMVTMIAVLSFLAPNVTESYLLSMPIEQGLIVAAIPVIFTSFGFHGSIPAIVNYLDGDTSSLRKAIIVGSTIPLVIYIFWQIVTLGVVSQDTLIENGGLSALIGQLSQTVHQSNLGSVVGLFADLALLTSFLGVSLGLFEFLGDTIKGDSEKPNRLVAAVITFTPPLGFALFYPQGFIMALGYAAIALAILAIFLPLVMVVKVRRSDEFTGGYRVSGGQGALLVTGIAGTGIVMAQLLITLGVLPTLG; from the coding sequence ATGAGTCGATCTAAAGTGTTTGGTAGCACCCTGATTATTGCAGGGACTACGATTGGTGCTGGTATGCTGGCGCTTCCTCTTGCGTCTGCAGGTATTGGTTTCTCAACCTCTCTTATTATCATGTTGGGATTGTGGGCATTAATGGCGTTTACGGCGCTATTGATGCTTGAGCTTCACCAATATGCGGACAGCAGTGCAACCCTTCATACTTTGGCGAAGCAAATCCTTGGTCAGAAGGGCAAGTGGGTTGCGAGCTTTGCGATGCTGTTCTTGTTCTACTCATTGTGTGCCGCTTACATTGCTGGTGGCGGTGCTCAGTTTGGTGACCGTCTAACAGAGTGGTTTGGACTGGATATTTCAGGTTCGACTTCTACCATCATCTTTACTCTTATTGTCACTATGGTTGTGACGGTTGGTACCGGAACGGTAGACAAGGTTAACCGCGTACTTTTTGGCCTAAAGATGGTGACGATGATTGCAGTATTGTCATTCCTAGCGCCAAACGTGACGGAATCTTACTTACTGAGCATGCCAATTGAACAAGGCCTTATCGTTGCAGCAATTCCAGTCATCTTCACCTCTTTTGGTTTTCACGGCAGTATTCCTGCGATTGTGAACTACCTAGATGGCGACACCTCGTCCCTACGTAAAGCCATCATCGTTGGTTCTACGATTCCACTCGTGATCTACATTTTCTGGCAAATCGTAACCCTAGGTGTTGTAAGCCAAGATACCTTGATTGAAAACGGCGGTTTGAGCGCGCTGATTGGTCAATTGTCTCAAACTGTTCACCAGTCAAACCTTGGTAGTGTGGTAGGCTTATTTGCTGACCTTGCGCTTCTGACGTCTTTCCTTGGTGTGAGCTTGGGTCTGTTTGAATTCTTGGGCGACACCATTAAAGGCGATAGTGAAAAACCAAACCGTCTGGTTGCTGCTGTAATTACTTTCACACCGCCATTAGGTTTTGCATTGTTCTACCCACAAGGTTTCATCATGGCTCTGGGTTACGCAGCGATTGCTTTGGCTATTCTTGCTATCTTCTTACCATTGGTGATGGTGGTGAAAGTGCGTCGCTCCGATGAGTTTACAGGAGGATACCGCGTGTCAGGTGGTCAGGGAGCACTATTAGTAACGGGCATTGCAGGTACAGGTATTGTGATGGCGCAGTTACTTATTACTCTGGGCGTGCTTCCTACGCTGGGTTAA
- a CDS encoding HD-GYP domain-containing protein, with product MAHRSFYPFAKPLNEQMQTLKNRMQAHLPCVDRVSFAKYHPKQGMLKSFAESEFDTWCLAHHEAPLRKLHNLSIAADNAIPRLVNDLYDINHCPRIQTLLKEGYHSSVAIPCYDQQTFTGFVFLNSIQPNAFSAEALNGLKPYFEMVQFAVESEDHVFNAIELLAERMQCLMPGYSPEVYSHSKRMGMYAQLIATQLADTYQFSDEVVEQIGMFTRYNALSDIELPADIVCNRRCVNAEQEALLKEHIEQCVESADNIVARIGNPVHPSVTLFQQIISYQHENLDGSGYPHGLEHSGIPIAAQIAAVTNVFDVMTTHHPYRQVWSIPYALLELEKRVYQGVLSRECVNALREHQGYLKQIIHKYPEHYAGMGLM from the coding sequence ATGGCGCACAGGAGCTTTTACCCGTTTGCAAAACCGCTCAACGAGCAAATGCAAACACTGAAGAATAGGATGCAGGCACATTTACCGTGTGTCGATAGGGTGTCTTTTGCAAAATACCACCCAAAACAAGGCATGCTAAAATCCTTTGCTGAGAGTGAGTTCGACACTTGGTGTTTGGCTCATCATGAAGCGCCACTTCGTAAACTTCATAACTTAAGCATTGCTGCCGACAATGCCATTCCTCGTCTTGTTAACGATCTCTACGACATCAACCACTGTCCGCGCATTCAAACCTTATTGAAAGAAGGTTATCACTCATCTGTTGCGATCCCTTGTTACGACCAGCAAACCTTTACTGGCTTCGTCTTTCTCAATTCGATTCAGCCCAATGCGTTCAGTGCAGAAGCTTTGAATGGGTTAAAGCCTTACTTTGAAATGGTTCAGTTCGCAGTGGAGTCTGAAGACCATGTCTTTAACGCTATCGAGCTGTTAGCGGAAAGAATGCAGTGCTTGATGCCAGGTTATTCACCAGAGGTTTACTCGCACAGCAAACGAATGGGCATGTACGCTCAATTGATTGCCACCCAACTTGCTGATACATACCAATTCAGTGATGAGGTTGTGGAGCAAATTGGCATGTTCACTCGTTATAATGCTCTAAGCGACATTGAGCTTCCGGCAGATATCGTGTGCAATCGTCGTTGTGTGAATGCAGAACAAGAAGCGTTGTTAAAGGAGCACATTGAGCAATGTGTGGAATCAGCAGATAACATTGTGGCAAGAATCGGCAATCCGGTTCATCCGAGTGTCACTTTGTTCCAACAAATCATTTCTTACCAACATGAAAACCTAGATGGCTCTGGTTATCCGCACGGGCTTGAGCATTCAGGTATTCCAATCGCTGCGCAAATAGCAGCCGTCACCAATGTGTTTGATGTCATGACCACTCATCATCCATATCGTCAAGTGTGGTCAATTCCGTATGCCTTGTTAGAACTAGAGAAACGTGTTTATCAAGGCGTGTTATCCCGAGAGTGCGTGAATGCCTTGCGCGAACATCAAGGCTATCTAAAACAAATCATTCATAAGTACCCAGAGCACTACGCTGGTATGGGTTTAATGTGA
- a CDS encoding ABC transporter transmembrane domain-containing protein, whose amino-acid sequence MKIFWQLRWYFQLKWKQYVGSILLFAVISALQLVPPKAVGIIVDGVVDNTLETSTLVMWLLGLIVLFFAIYGCRILWRIWLFGASWELGTILRNRLYRHVSTQPPRFFERYKTGDLMARGTNDVRNIVMTAGEGVLTAADSLITGIAVLIIMVTQISWKLTAMALLPMPFLAIIIFFIVRILHKRFKIAQEAFSTMSDMTQESLNGVRMLRAFGLENQEQQRFEEVVDDTGEKNIAVARVDARFDPAIQLTIGMSFFLSVASGAYLVDQGDITLGDLTAFTMYLGLMIWPMLAFAFLFNILERGSAAWNRLQEIFDEKPEIVGGETPLGTQPLPLQIKIDEFHWSKELPPALTDVHITLEPGKMLGIAGPIGSGKSTLLTLLLRQHDMDNGTIQFGDVKIKDAVLPEWRDRFAVVNQSPFLFSKSIFDNIALGNPSASKEDVYRAAKLACIHDDIEKFPEGYQTEVGEKGITLSGGQKQRIAIARAMLLNAQVLVLDDALSAVDGRTEHQILKNLETYYREQSLIVIAHRLTALEAAEEIVVLNHGHIAERGQHGTLLERQGWYAEMYQYQKLEQAMED is encoded by the coding sequence ATGAAAATATTCTGGCAGCTACGTTGGTATTTCCAACTAAAGTGGAAGCAGTATGTGGGGTCAATCCTACTATTTGCCGTCATTTCCGCCCTTCAGCTTGTCCCTCCCAAAGCGGTCGGAATTATTGTTGATGGCGTGGTCGATAATACCCTCGAAACCAGTACCTTAGTGATGTGGTTATTAGGCCTTATCGTGCTATTTTTTGCGATATATGGCTGTCGAATTCTATGGCGTATATGGTTATTTGGCGCGAGTTGGGAATTAGGCACTATTTTGCGTAATCGCCTCTATCGGCATGTCTCTACTCAGCCTCCTCGATTCTTTGAACGATACAAAACCGGCGACCTAATGGCTCGTGGTACGAACGATGTTCGCAACATTGTCATGACTGCTGGTGAAGGCGTTTTGACCGCAGCCGACTCTCTGATCACTGGTATCGCAGTACTGATCATCATGGTGACGCAAATCAGTTGGAAGCTAACCGCAATGGCACTATTGCCGATGCCGTTTCTTGCCATCATTATCTTCTTCATCGTACGTATTCTGCATAAACGATTCAAAATCGCACAAGAAGCCTTCTCTACGATGTCAGACATGACTCAAGAGTCACTAAATGGCGTGCGTATGTTGCGTGCTTTCGGGTTAGAAAACCAAGAGCAACAACGTTTTGAAGAGGTTGTCGATGATACGGGTGAGAAGAACATCGCCGTTGCTCGTGTCGATGCACGCTTCGACCCAGCGATTCAGCTGACCATCGGCATGTCTTTCTTTTTGAGTGTTGCTTCTGGTGCCTACTTAGTTGACCAAGGTGATATCACACTCGGGGATTTGACCGCCTTTACTATGTATTTGGGCCTTATGATCTGGCCGATGCTGGCATTCGCATTCCTATTTAATATCTTGGAAAGAGGCTCTGCTGCGTGGAACCGTCTGCAAGAAATCTTCGACGAGAAGCCAGAGATCGTCGGTGGTGAAACGCCATTAGGCACTCAACCTTTACCTTTGCAGATCAAGATTGACGAATTCCACTGGTCTAAAGAACTGCCACCAGCACTAACTGATGTTCACATCACCCTTGAGCCAGGAAAAATGCTCGGCATTGCGGGACCTATCGGTAGTGGTAAATCCACGTTACTAACCTTACTGCTTCGCCAACATGATATGGATAACGGTACGATTCAATTTGGTGATGTCAAAATCAAGGACGCAGTCCTGCCAGAGTGGCGAGACCGTTTTGCAGTGGTTAACCAAAGCCCGTTCTTGTTCTCAAAATCTATCTTCGACAATATCGCTCTGGGCAACCCTAGCGCATCAAAAGAAGACGTTTATCGAGCAGCCAAACTGGCTTGTATTCACGACGATATTGAGAAGTTTCCTGAAGGCTATCAAACAGAAGTGGGGGAAAAAGGCATCACCCTCTCCGGTGGTCAGAAACAACGTATCGCTATTGCACGCGCCATGCTGCTCAATGCCCAAGTATTGGTATTGGATGATGCCCTGTCTGCTGTCGATGGTCGTACCGAGCACCAGATTCTAAAGAACTTAGAAACTTACTATCGTGAGCAGTCATTGATTGTCATTGCCCACCGCCTCACTGCTCTGGAAGCGGCAGAAGAGATTGTAGTACTCAATCACGGACACATTGCCGAGCGCGGCCAGCATGGGACACTTCTGGAACGTCAGGGGTGGTATGCGGAAATGTACCAGTACCAAAAACTAGAACAGGCAATGGAGGACTAA
- a CDS encoding DNA-3-methyladenine glycosylase I has product MSIEKFDAIYQRAAERKGGEDQLEALLSHPLSKEELAAIPDDRWLAAFSMKVFQSGISWSVVRNKWPNFEEVFFGFKIEPLLMLSDEQWETKATDKRIIRHLTKVMSIPANARMIHEAKIEYGSFGKMVADWPQEKITDLWAYLKKRGNRLGGNTGPYTLRQMGVDTFILSSDVEAYLRNCKIIEGGKDTKKSLDATNKAFVQWQQESGRSLTEISQVIAFSTGDNRI; this is encoded by the coding sequence ATGAGTATCGAAAAATTTGACGCGATTTATCAGCGTGCAGCCGAGCGTAAAGGTGGTGAAGATCAACTTGAAGCGCTTTTGTCTCACCCACTAAGCAAAGAAGAACTGGCCGCAATTCCTGATGACCGTTGGCTAGCGGCATTTTCGATGAAGGTGTTCCAAAGTGGCATTTCTTGGAGTGTGGTTCGCAATAAATGGCCGAACTTCGAAGAAGTATTCTTCGGTTTTAAAATTGAGCCGCTATTGATGCTGTCTGATGAGCAATGGGAAACCAAAGCAACGGATAAACGCATTATTCGCCACCTCACTAAAGTCATGTCGATCCCTGCCAATGCTCGTATGATCCACGAAGCAAAAATCGAATACGGCTCGTTTGGCAAAATGGTTGCCGATTGGCCGCAAGAGAAAATTACCGACCTATGGGCGTATTTGAAGAAACGCGGCAATCGCCTAGGTGGAAATACCGGTCCTTACACACTGCGTCAAATGGGCGTCGATACCTTTATACTGTCTAGCGACGTTGAAGCTTATCTGCGTAATTGCAAGATCATTGAAGGCGGAAAAGATACTAAGAAATCGCTCGACGCAACCAACAAAGCCTTTGTTCAATGGCAGCAAGAAAGCGGAAGAAGTCTGACTGAAATCAGTCAAGTCATTGCATTCAGCACTGGCGATAACCGCATTTAA
- a CDS encoding ABC transporter transmembrane domain-containing protein has translation MKQSTTFKRLMSYPLSQPKPMLKGLALLFIAALASAGGPWLVQYFIDEHIAKGDYSRDILISLAAGYIALQLISAVFQYFQSLQFSIVATNTIKTIRKQVFSGVIKQPLSAFDYTPAGKLVSRITNDTESLQQFYELLIATVVKNAVMILVMLGVMFYMSWKLTIVVLVLLPIVIGFMYLFKKLSTESYRNMRDLLTDINANLSESIQGMSVVQLMLQEERFNKQFNGLTDDHLVASKKVIRLNGYLLRPLMDLLAGLALLSLVAIFGFNGVELIGVGVLYAFISYLARVTEPLIEMTQQLALLQQALVSSERVFELIDAKEQTYGDDHKPLQTGEIELNNLTFSYDGKQDVLKDISLKASHQDFIALVGHTGSGKSTLASLLMGFYPTEIGELLIDGRPLKSLGKDVLRKDVAMVQQDPHILPASVRENVSLGRTIEDVQIWDALEKVGLAEQIRRYPNGLDTQLGQGETNLSAGQKQLLALARVLVAKPKILILDEATANIDSGTEALIQKSLEVLRQDMTLVVIAHRLSTILDADQIIVLHHGDLVESGTHRALLKQNGRYAQMYQLQQANRHIQQIEEEDDKQFEEAV, from the coding sequence ATGAAGCAATCGACAACGTTTAAACGGTTAATGTCTTACCCATTGTCGCAGCCAAAACCCATGCTAAAAGGCTTGGCACTACTGTTTATCGCGGCGTTAGCCAGCGCTGGTGGGCCATGGCTTGTTCAATACTTTATTGATGAACACATCGCTAAAGGGGATTACTCGCGCGACATTTTAATATCACTCGCAGCAGGCTACATTGCCTTACAACTTATCTCGGCGGTGTTTCAATACTTCCAATCATTGCAATTCAGTATTGTGGCAACTAACACGATCAAAACGATTCGCAAGCAGGTTTTCTCTGGTGTGATAAAGCAGCCTTTATCTGCATTTGACTACACTCCTGCGGGTAAGTTGGTGTCTCGAATCACCAACGATACAGAATCGCTGCAACAGTTTTATGAGTTACTTATCGCCACCGTGGTGAAAAACGCAGTGATGATCTTGGTGATGTTGGGCGTGATGTTTTACATGAGTTGGAAGTTGACCATCGTCGTGTTGGTACTGCTACCAATCGTGATCGGCTTTATGTACTTGTTCAAAAAGCTCAGCACAGAAAGCTATCGAAACATGCGTGATCTGCTGACCGACATTAACGCCAATTTGAGTGAATCCATTCAAGGCATGAGTGTGGTGCAGTTAATGCTGCAAGAAGAACGTTTCAACAAACAGTTTAACGGCCTAACCGACGACCATCTGGTTGCCTCTAAAAAAGTGATTCGCTTGAATGGCTACCTCTTACGCCCCCTGATGGATTTACTTGCAGGCCTTGCCCTACTCTCTCTTGTGGCTATTTTTGGCTTTAATGGTGTCGAACTGATTGGTGTGGGTGTCCTGTACGCTTTCATCAGTTACCTGGCGCGCGTAACCGAGCCTTTGATCGAGATGACACAGCAGTTGGCATTGCTTCAGCAAGCATTGGTATCGAGTGAGCGTGTATTCGAGTTGATCGATGCGAAAGAGCAAACTTACGGCGATGACCATAAGCCACTGCAAACTGGCGAGATTGAGCTTAACAACCTAACTTTCAGCTACGATGGCAAACAAGACGTCTTGAAAGACATTTCGCTGAAAGCATCGCATCAAGACTTTATTGCGCTTGTTGGCCACACCGGTAGCGGTAAGAGCACTCTCGCTTCTTTGCTCATGGGATTCTACCCAACCGAAATCGGTGAACTGCTGATTGATGGGCGTCCGTTGAAGTCTTTAGGCAAAGACGTACTGCGCAAAGACGTTGCCATGGTGCAGCAAGACCCACATATTCTCCCTGCCAGCGTGCGTGAAAACGTCTCTTTGGGAAGAACGATAGAAGATGTGCAGATTTGGGATGCACTTGAAAAAGTGGGATTAGCTGAACAGATTCGTCGTTATCCGAATGGATTGGATACTCAGCTTGGCCAAGGTGAAACAAACCTATCGGCAGGTCAAAAACAATTGCTTGCACTCGCTCGTGTACTTGTCGCTAAGCCTAAAATTTTGATTTTGGATGAGGCGACGGCAAACATTGACTCAGGTACAGAAGCGTTGATACAAAAAAGCCTTGAAGTGCTTCGTCAAGATATGACGCTTGTTGTAATCGCTCACCGCCTATCGACGATTTTGGATGCCGACCAAATCATCGTTCTTCATCATGGAGATTTAGTAGAGAGCGGCACGCATAGAGCGCTGTTAAAACAAAATGGTCGTTACGCGCAAATGTACCAACTTCAACAAGCGAATCGTCATATTCAGCAAATCGAAGAGGAAGACGACAAGCAATTCGAGGAAGCTGTTTAA
- a CDS encoding iron-containing alcohol dehydrogenase — translation MLKHLLYRGYTNGLKVAAYVLPFPKPTLFSGPDCLHELTEAIVDLGFKKLLLVTDEGLVKIGIAGQVIESVKARGLDVALFSEVKPDPTYDQVENGLAMYLDSGCDAILALGGGSAMDSAKVIAARVTNKKSIKKLAGLFRVWRTPAPLFVIPTTSGTGSEVTIAAVVSEPDTHHKTPLMDPKLVPLMAALDSNLLVGLPAKVTADTGIDALTHAIEAYISRNATTETKAYSVAAIKLIFQYLPRAVEEGSDIQARQKMAMASYYAGLAFTKASLGYVHAFAHNLGAKYGLPHGMANGLALLPVLRFSFSEIEPQLTELSEALIGTQSGHVPSAQDFLDRLEGLYTETGIEQTSSLLQASDTNELVTLIFKEAHWNYPVPKFMNEEECAQLLAEIRA, via the coding sequence ATGTTGAAACATCTGCTTTATCGCGGTTACACCAATGGATTGAAGGTAGCAGCCTACGTTCTCCCTTTTCCTAAACCGACCTTGTTCTCGGGTCCTGATTGCCTTCATGAATTGACAGAAGCGATTGTTGACCTTGGATTCAAAAAGCTACTCCTCGTCACCGATGAAGGGTTAGTAAAAATAGGAATAGCAGGACAAGTTATTGAAAGCGTAAAAGCCAGAGGTTTAGACGTTGCATTGTTTTCTGAGGTAAAACCAGACCCCACATACGATCAAGTTGAGAATGGTTTAGCGATGTATCTCGATTCGGGGTGTGACGCCATTTTAGCGCTTGGCGGAGGATCGGCCATGGATTCTGCCAAAGTCATTGCAGCTAGAGTCACCAACAAGAAATCCATTAAGAAACTCGCTGGTCTCTTTCGAGTGTGGAGAACGCCTGCTCCTTTATTCGTGATTCCGACGACATCGGGTACTGGGTCGGAAGTGACGATTGCTGCGGTGGTCTCTGAACCAGATACACACCACAAAACGCCATTAATGGATCCGAAGTTAGTGCCTTTGATGGCGGCATTAGATTCGAATTTGCTGGTTGGTTTGCCTGCAAAGGTAACGGCTGACACCGGTATAGATGCTCTGACTCATGCGATTGAAGCCTACATATCCCGCAACGCGACGACGGAAACCAAAGCGTATTCAGTTGCTGCTATTAAACTCATATTCCAATATCTCCCTCGTGCCGTAGAAGAGGGCAGCGATATTCAAGCTAGGCAAAAAATGGCGATGGCGTCTTACTATGCAGGCCTTGCCTTTACCAAAGCGAGTCTTGGTTATGTACACGCGTTCGCGCATAACTTGGGTGCTAAGTATGGCTTGCCTCATGGCATGGCAAATGGTCTTGCTTTATTGCCTGTCCTTCGATTTTCTTTCTCTGAGATTGAGCCACAACTGACCGAGCTAAGCGAAGCCCTGATAGGAACGCAAAGTGGACATGTGCCTAGTGCCCAAGACTTCTTAGATAGACTGGAGGGGTTGTATACCGAGACTGGCATCGAGCAAACCTCGTCACTGTTGCAAGCGTCTGACACCAACGAGTTAGTGACTTTGATTTTCAAAGAAGCGCATTGGAACTACCCAGTGCCTAAGTTTATGAATGAAGAAGAGTGCGCCCAATTGCTCGCAGAAATCAGAGCTTAG